A single region of the Branchiostoma lanceolatum isolate klBraLanc5 chromosome 1, klBraLanc5.hap2, whole genome shotgun sequence genome encodes:
- the LOC136439977 gene encoding uncharacterized protein, whose amino-acid sequence MLAVAVFFFVQVLSIKAQTTGCNSNEDCLSTECCRWWNSARPMVEPLFFISSSANPDATVGYCGPPAQDGEMCTLAYDSSPCNCESGLGCWAGTEGVYPAFGICRTPEYIQRAWDTWNQNNNLPCVSG is encoded by the exons ATGTTAGCAGTTGCTGTCTTTTTCTTTGTCCAAGTCTTGTCGATCAAG GCCCAGACCACGGGTTGTAACTCTAACGAAGACTGCCTGTCAACGGAGTGTTGCCGCTGGTGGAACAGTGCTCGTCCCATGGTCGAACCGCTGTTCTTCATCTCTAGCTCTGCCAACCCTGATGCTACTGTTGGGTACTGTGGACCGCCGGCTCAg GACGGTGAGATGTGCACCCTGGCGTACGACTCTTCTCCGTGTAACTGCGAGTCCGGGCTGGGGTGTTGGGCGGGGACAGAGGGAGTCTACCCCGCCTTCGGTATCTGCCGTACTCCTGAGTACATCCAACGGGCGTGGGACACTTGGAACCAAAACAACAACCTGCCATGCGTATCGGgataa